Within the Chromobacterium paludis genome, the region TGGCCAAGCCTTGCTGCAGGCAGTCGGCGACGGCATCTGGCGCATGCTTGGCGGTGAAGCCGGGATCGGCGGCTGCCAGCCGCGGCAGCAAGGCGGCCAGGATCAATAGGCCGGACAGGGAGAGGGGGCGGAGCTTGGACATCGGGCGCGGCAGGGTTTCGTAGTGGACCATGCCGTTTGGTGCGCTGGCCGCCGCCCGCGGTTCCGGCCGCGGCGGCGGCAAGTGTTAAGCGATGTTACGCGAAGCGCTCGCCGGCCTGGCAGCGGCGCAGGAAGGCCAGCATGTCGGCGACGCGGGTGTCGCCCTCGGCCGGGGCCCAGGCGGCCAGGTCGGCCTGCGGGATGGGCTGGTAAGGGCCGCGCTTGACTTCGAACACCACGGTGCCCGGCTGCAGCGACACTACCGAATGCCAGGTATGGGCCGGCATTTCGAACACGCGGGCGCCGCCTTCGCCCAGGCGATGGCGCGCGGCGACGGTGAGGCCGTCGTCTTCGAACGCTATCCAGTCCAGCGCGCCGCTCAGCACGATCAGCAGTTCCGGGCTGCCCGGATGGCGGTGCGGACGGACATAGGTGTCCGGCTCCATGGCGATGGCCAGGCGCTGGATATCGTCTTCCAGCTGTTCGTGCAGATTGTGGTGGGCGCGCAGGCGCGGCGCGGCGGCGGCTTTGGCGGACAGGTCGGCGAGATCCGATTGGGTCAGGAGCTTCATGGGACGATGTTTTAGTAAGTACAAACCATG harbors:
- a CDS encoding WbuC family cupin fold metalloprotein — encoded protein: MKLLTQSDLADLSAKAAAAPRLRAHHNLHEQLEDDIQRLAIAMEPDTYVRPHRHPGSPELLIVLSGALDWIAFEDDGLTVAARHRLGEGGARVFEMPAHTWHSVVSLQPGTVVFEVKRGPYQPIPQADLAAWAPAEGDTRVADMLAFLRRCQAGERFA